Proteins encoded by one window of Microcebus murinus isolate Inina chromosome 2, M.murinus_Inina_mat1.0, whole genome shotgun sequence:
- the E2F2 gene encoding transcription factor E2F2 has protein sequence MLRGPRVLAPAAPPKGVPAMSPTELWPPGLSSPQLCPATTTYYTALFPQTVPPAAAPGTCLDATPHGPESQAVRCVPAGRLPAKRKLDLEGIGRPAVPEFRTPKGKCIRIDGLPSPKTPKSPGEKTRYDTSLGLLTKKFIYLLNESEDGVLDLNWAAEVLDVQKRRIYDITNVLEGIQLIRKKSKNNIQWVGRGIFEDPTHPGKKQQLGQELKELMSTEQALDQLIQSCSLNFKHLTEDKANKRLAYVTYQDIRAVGNFKEQTVIAVKAPPQTRLEVPDKPEENLQIYLKSTQGPIEVYLCPEEVQEPDSPAKEPLPSTSALSPSPDSAQPSSSTHPGTSEPTASSVPELTPQQVPPPPPPPPPLPPPPSLVPLEATDSMLELPHPLLQQTEDQFLSPTMTCSSPLISFSPPLDQDDYLWGLDGGEGISDLFDSYDLEDLLIN, from the exons ATGCTGCGGGGGCCCCGGGTCCTGGCTCCGGCTGCCCCCCCAAAGGGGGTGCCCGCGATGAGCCCCACCGAGCTGTGGCCGCCTGGCCTCAGCAGCCCCCAGCTGTGCCCGGCCACCACCACCTACTACACCGCGCTGTTCCCGCAGACGGTGCCTCCCGCAGCGGCGCCCGGCACCTGCCTCGACGCCACTCCCCACGGACCGGAGAGCCAAGCTGTGCGATGCGTGCCGGCAGGCCGGCTGCCG GCCAAAAGGAAGCTGGACCTAGAGGGGATCGGGAGGCCTGCGGTCCCGGAATTCCGAACTCCCAAGGGGAAGTGCATCAGAATTGATGGCCTCCCTAGCCCCAAAA CCCCCAAGTCCCCTGGGGAGAAGACGCGGTATGACACGTCTCTGGGGCTGCTCACCAAGAAGTTCATTTACCTCCTGAATGAGTCCGAGGACGGGGTCCTGGACCTGAACTGGGCGGCCGAGGTGCTGGATGTGCAGAAGCGGCGCATCTACGACATCACCAACGTGCTGGAGGGCATCCAGCTCATCCGCAAGAAGTCCAAGAACAACATCCAGTGGGT AGGCAGGGGAATATTTGAAGACCCCACGCACCCTGGGAAGAAGCAGCAGCTGGGGCAGGAGCTGAAGGAGCTGATGAGCACGGAGCAGGCCTTGGACCAGCTCATCCAGAGCTGCTCCCTGAACTTCAAGCACCTGACTGAGGACAAGGCCAACAAGAG ACTGGCCTACGTGACGTACCAGGACATCCGCGCCGTCGGCAACTTTAAGGAGCAGACGGTGATTGCTGTCAAGGCCCCTCCGCAGACCAGACTGGAAGTGCCCGACAAGCCTGAG gagAACCTGCAGATATATCTCAAGAGCACCCAAGGGCCCATTGAAGTCTACCTGTGCCCAGAGGAGGTACAGGAGCCAGACAGTCCTGCCAAggagcccctcccctccacatccgccctcagccccagccctgacTCCGCCCAGCCCAGCAGCAGCACCCACCCTGGGACCTCGGAACCCACAGCATCCTCAG TGCCAGAGCTGACTCCCCAGCAGGttccgccaccaccaccaccgccaccaccgctGCCACCACCGCCATCCCTTGTCCCCTTGGAGGCCACTGACAGCATGCTGGAGCTGCCGCACCCGctcctgcagcagactgaggacCAGTTCCTGTCCCCGACCATGACGTGCAGCTCCCCTCTGATCAGCTTCTCCCCGCCCTTGGACCAGGATGACTACCTTTGGGGCCTGGACGGGGGCGAGGGCATCAGCGACCTCTTTGACTCCTACGACCTTGAGGACCTGTTGATTAACTGA